The sequence below is a genomic window from Ovis canadensis isolate MfBH-ARS-UI-01 breed Bighorn chromosome 1, ARS-UI_OviCan_v2, whole genome shotgun sequence.
aagagccgactcattggaaaagaccctgatgctgggaaagattaaggtcaggaggagaagggggcaacagaggatgagatggttggatggcatcatcaattcagtggacatgaatttgagcacactctagaagatagtgaagggcagggaagcctggcgtgttgcagtccatggggcggcaaaagtcagacacagcttggtgactgaaaaaaaccaacaaaaacaaatgatcaatagccctggaggaggagctaaGGGTCCTTGACTTTTTTTTACGGCTAAACTATCAAtattttgtcttgtttgactgttttcctttgtgtgtgtgtgttttttttcacttctctgattaaatctgTTCTTTGGGACTTGGGCAAGGCCTAGGAGGCTAaagcttttctacaaacaaggaggtggaggaggtgggggaggggaggacctGTACCTGGGGAGACCCTGCAGCATCCTTCTGGGTTTCAGTACCAGTGACCCCCCTGGTTTACAGTGAGAGGAGTGGTCAAGGAGAAGTGTGATAACTTGCCCCGTGGGCCAGGACTCGCTCCGGAGTCCACAGTCTTATGCTCTGGAACTACATGCTCACCTGTGGGAGTTTTAAACCCGACACCAGATGCTGTGAGACTCTATGAGGCTGTGAAGGCCTCCCTTGAGTGTTCTTATTGAGGGCTCCCTCTCTCCAGCATCCTTCTATGTAtttttcctctctgtgtctccCCCATGGGTCTCTTCtcatctttggaaaagacctgcCTCAGTGACAGGTCTGTCCTAAGGGTGCTGGGGGAGTGTGGTGGACCATGATCATGGCAAGCTAGGGTCTCCGCTCGCTGTGCAAAGAGACACTTCCTTCCGCTCCCCACTTTGAGCCTTGAAATCTCCTCAGAGGTGGAAATCATCTGTCTTCCCTGTTTCAATGGGAGGAAAATCCGCACTTCATAGTGAGGCTGAAGAACTTACCTGAACTAACAGAACTGGGATAGTGGTGGCTCTCTGGACAGGCTGGGGTCAGATACTTCAGGGAACGTTCCCTCTGGAGGAGGGGCATTGCTCCCCCCATCCCCAATCTTGCTGGGATTTCCGTGGACTGTGGAGTTGGGAGTGTGGAAAGGAGGGCATGGTCGTGGCTTCTTGTCCACTGGCAGCTCCTGATTTACTGGGAGCCTTGGTGTTGGGACCAGCAGGACATGGAGTCTGAGCCATTAGATGGTCCCGACTGGTACGCAGAAGGGCTACAGGGTATAGCCGACCTCTGTAGAGTCATCTCCTCACCACCTGCAAAACTGGTTGTCTTTCAGCCTGTGGATCCGGCAGTGAAATCATAGAGGGTCCCAAGAATGTCACGGCCCTGAAGGGCTCAGAGGCTCGCTTCAACtgcaccatctcccagggctggAAGCTCATCATGTGGGCTCTGAGAGGCACGGTGGTGCTGAGCATGACACCTAGTGAGCCCATCATCACCAGTGACCGCTTCACCTCGGCGAGCTACCAGGAGGGCGGGAACTTCATCTCTGAGATGATAATTCATGACGTGCAACTCAGTGATGCCGGGCAGGTCAAATGCAGCCTCCAGAACAGCGACCGGGATGGATCCGCCTTCCTTTCCGTTCAAGGTGTGTATGCAGGCAACTCTGAGGAGGAGCACTTGGAGTCCTCTGGGTAAAACATCAGGTTGCAAAGAACCTTCTGAAGCTCGTGTCATGTGGGGACGTCTAGGGTCAGCCTTCTGTTGGTACTACGCTTGGAATTATTCTGAACTGATGGACATTGTGCTGTTTATCTAtcacctccctctctctctcccttcttccctgcctTCCTTCTTCTGTGTATGGACTTGCCTTCGGTTGATACTATGCTGAGGATTTCTCTGAACCAACTAGTGTTTGTTGTTTTGCCATGTGTTcatttctctcctcccttcctcactatccttctcctttctttcttcctgcttctcttcccctccccttccatctttccattcctttattttccattttctcttattAAGGCTATGAAAGACagttttttaaagtcactttccCATCTGACCAATTTCAGTATGAACAGCTTTTCTGGAAGTATATCCTGGAATTCTAAGGCCAGTTGTGGTTGTCCGTCTTCAGCTTAAAAATAGAGTTGACAATCATTGCCCCTTTCCTAGTTTTTCATATCCTGGCTCTGTTTCTTTGCCTGACATCATTTATCAACTTTGAATCCTGCTTtaactttttcctctttctggctGAATTTTCCTAATCTCTTTCCTGCCCCTAGTGAGTCTTACAATCAAAGGTGcgtgttcactcaaacttaccatgtcttttagagaaaataaaacagtaacaaaatttttaataatggacaacttatttttccttttatcattcattttcattatagggaagtTGTGGCATCAAAGGTAATTTTGAGGTGCTAAAGATTATGCTACATAGTGAACAAAATAGAAGGATACTTTACAAGGATTCAGAATATATCAAAGTTTAATCATTTTGCATTCCTTGAAAATGTAACTGTAATATTTATAGATGTATTGGAGCTTTTACAGTTCCTAATTTCTATGGCAGCATCTCATTTAACAGACTACATTGTGgctttgaaatttttcttatgtgtatttatttgttaGTTTAGGAGAAATTTCCAATGATTTGGTCTGTATCTGCACTGCTATCAAATCAAGTTTGATAATGTTTGGTGGAGATACAGGTCTACCTATTTCtacttgcttatttttaaatttagccaaattgttttatctttatttttatgtctttgatTTCGTGTGGTTTAATTAAGGGCCCAATGATATTCTCTAAAGAAGTGATCGTGTGAGGCTACCTGGATTAATGGCTTAGTTTGCACAATGAAACTGTTACTCTAATAATTTGTGGTGTAAAGGAAAGAGCACAGGACAAGGAATCAAAGATATGAgttctggttttgttttcatcCCACCTTGGTGACTCCTGGAATGgctcaatttctttatctttaaagtgGGGATAAGGCTCCCACAGATTGAGACAGAATTGCGTCCATTTACCCTGATTGTAATGATCTGAATGGTACttcattcagttcacttcaaaagggtgttttttttccccttcccgtgtatctacaagaaaaataaagagatctTACATAACTGTCTGCTGAGTCATCCAAAATCTATGTGGATGTTCTAGCTATCACCTTGTGAAAAGTGTTTTTCACACCGCTGGATGACCTTTGTGAAAGTCCGTGAGTGGGAAAAAGTGGATCACATATACATACTGAAAAAGAAGATGCTTCAGGTTGAGTTTTTCTATTTACTGCCCAGTCCACCAATTAATCACACGCTGAAATCTAGACCTCAGGTGTTTTGAGGGCCACTAAGACTGGGGTACAAGGTCACTAAAGCAGTAGTATTCCTCCTCAGCTCCTGTCTTCTGAAACACCTCCATCATGAAGCAATgaatgaaatggaaagaataagCACAAACCCCTGCAGCCTGCAGAGGGGCAAATCCATTCCTCTCTCACTATATTTACGGAAATCCTTGAGATAGCTAATGTGCTTCACTTACTTCAAGACACTATTCAAGAAAGAACTAATGGAAAATCTAACATTTCAGAGGAAGAAGGGCTTTCAGAGCTGATTCTGTTCAGTCTAGTCTGGAAACTCCCCAGCGTCTTCCCAGGTTCTCTCAGGGTGGTTTATGAGAATACATGTTTCCATAGTCATATTAAGATGTTATTGCCTTTCTCGTACGTTGTCATGAGTGTACAGGGAGTTTCCCACTGAACACTGGGAAGGTCTGCATAATTGAGTAGACCGGCATTTTCCAAGTGGCTGATGTATGATACAAAATCATGCAAGGATAAAAGATCCATTCAAAGTGCCAGATAGAGCAATGAATTCTAATGTAATGGAATAAAAGTTTATTTGTGTGGTTTCAGTTTAcagtgtgtgtgaaagttgctcatttgtgtatgactttttgcaaccccatagactgtagccagccaggttcctctgtccatggaattctccaggtcaaaatactggagtgagtagccattcctttctccaggggatcttcccaacccagggattgaacccaggtctcccgcattgcaggcagattctttaccatctgagccaccagggaagccctccacagTGTAAATAAACTTTAAGAAAACACTACTGTCAAGTTTTGGTGTAGTATTAAAGAATAGCCATGATTATCTGAAAAGCCTCCTTACCACTCCAACCATATATCTGTGTGAAGTTAGATTTTCATATTCTCTTTATATAATCCAAAGAAAGCAATATATGGCGACAGATTGAAAGCAGCCACATGATGTTAAAGAGATTTGCATAAATAGAAAAGTGTCATTTTTCTTACTAAATTTATTtaggttaaaatatattttcataaaaatatgttaatCCATATTAACCAgcagaagtgttagttgctcagttgtgtctatttgtgatcccttggactatagtccactacgctcctctgtccatggaattctccaggcaagaatactagagtggttagccattccctactccaggggatcttcctgacccagtgatcaagcCTGgagccttctgcattgcaggcagattctttatcttctgagccatctgggaagtaatgggttgctgctgctgctgctaagtcgcttcagtcgtgtccgactctatgcgaccctatagacggcagcccaccgggctccaccgtccctgggattctccaggcaagaacactggagtgggttgccatttccttctccaatgcatgaaagtgaaaagtgaaagtgaagttgctcagtcgtgtctgactcttagcgaccccatggactgcagtctaccaggctcctccgtccgtgggattttccaggcaagagtactggagtgggttgccatttccttctccaatgcacaaaagtgaaatggGTTACTaatgttactttaaaatatgtgtttgaaaataagcaaatatttaattCTAATTTCAAATATGGGAAATATAGATAGACCCCACTTAAACCAAAGGTCTTTGGCATCCTCAGCCATTTTTAAGAGTATGAAAGTTATTAAAACCAAAATGTT
It includes:
- the IGSF5 gene encoding immunoglobulin superfamily member 5 isoform X5, with protein sequence MEGAAERGVLAVLVVLAGLAACGSGSEIIEGPKNVTALKGSEARFNCTISQGWKLIMWALRGTVVLSMTPSEPIITSDRFTSASYQEGGNFISEMIIHDVQLSDAGQVKCSLQNSDRDGSAFLSVQGVYAGNSEEEHLESSGGDKAPTD